Proteins found in one Corynebacterium zhongnanshanii genomic segment:
- a CDS encoding MFS transporter: MAQQQHKQPDQAQEKPAGIGHKGRLFGGALGFQNIGDQLVNPKTTLPWFINAIGAPAWILSLLVPLRESLAMLPQAAIRPFLLKSGRHRLLLLTGTAFQGIACLLMVVAVVIAAGAGWEHGSPHEQGDSQASGPILLAGLTILAALTLLALARSLVSLTSSDVKGKLIPKGVRGRVTGFATTIAGAVAITVGVLVQLIKGDLNSWGYGIIFATAAAGWALSFVLFAVLTRELSASNIDKGISDDEDSEPEQHTRVLTALKEDKKLLKFVTVRSMLLVTALSPPFIVTLAHGSAKTLLTGLGAFIIASGLASLLSGQVAGYFSDISSRITMAGAALAASLLIGIALALHTWIPQWSTVALPLIFFGISLAHAVIRVARATYVVDMAEGEQRTTYISVANTAMGVILLIAGALTSALSAIGPMWALGALGILGLVGAISSWRLEEVSLG, from the coding sequence ATGGCTCAACAACAGCACAAACAGCCAGATCAAGCACAAGAAAAGCCCGCCGGCATCGGCCACAAAGGCCGACTGTTCGGCGGCGCCTTAGGCTTTCAAAACATCGGCGATCAGCTGGTCAATCCCAAGACCACCCTCCCCTGGTTCATCAACGCCATCGGTGCGCCCGCATGGATCCTCTCCCTCCTAGTTCCCCTCCGGGAATCGCTGGCGATGCTGCCACAGGCAGCGATCCGCCCGTTCCTCCTGAAATCCGGACGCCACCGTCTGCTCCTTCTAACTGGCACAGCCTTCCAGGGAATTGCGTGCCTCCTCATGGTCGTGGCTGTGGTCATCGCCGCAGGCGCTGGGTGGGAACACGGCTCCCCGCATGAGCAGGGAGACTCGCAGGCCTCTGGGCCCATTCTGCTTGCAGGCCTCACTATCCTGGCGGCACTCACGCTGCTTGCTTTAGCGCGCTCCCTCGTGTCTCTCACCAGCAGTGATGTGAAAGGAAAGCTGATCCCAAAAGGCGTGCGCGGGCGCGTCACCGGATTCGCCACCACCATTGCAGGCGCAGTGGCCATCACCGTCGGCGTGCTCGTGCAACTCATCAAGGGAGACCTGAACTCCTGGGGATACGGCATTATCTTTGCGACGGCAGCGGCCGGATGGGCACTCAGCTTTGTGTTATTTGCGGTGTTAACACGGGAACTGTCGGCGTCGAATATAGATAAAGGAATCAGCGACGATGAAGACAGCGAGCCAGAACAGCACACGCGGGTACTCACGGCGCTCAAGGAGGATAAGAAGCTGCTGAAATTCGTGACTGTGCGATCCATGCTGCTGGTCACGGCGCTATCCCCGCCATTTATTGTCACGCTGGCGCACGGAAGTGCGAAAACCCTGCTCACGGGGCTTGGGGCATTCATTATCGCCAGCGGTCTGGCGAGCCTGCTGTCGGGGCAAGTCGCCGGGTATTTCAGTGACATTTCCTCCCGCATCACCATGGCCGGAGCGGCGCTGGCGGCCTCCCTACTGATTGGCATTGCCCTGGCCCTGCACACGTGGATACCCCAGTGGAGCACCGTAGCACTGCCGCTAATTTTCTTTGGGATCTCCCTGGCGCACGCAGTGATTCGCGTGGCGCGCGCCACCTACGTGGTGGACATGGCCGAAGGCGAGCAACGCACCACATATATTTCCGTCGCAAATACAGCCATGGGAGTGATCCTGCTCATCGCCGGTGCGCTGACCTCCGCGCTCAGTGCCATCGGGCCGATGTGGGCGCTGGGGGCACTCGGAATCCTAGGGCTGGTCGGCGCCATCAGCTCCTGGCGATTGGAGGAGGTAAGCCTGGGCTAA
- a CDS encoding 50S ribosomal protein L25/general stress protein Ctc, translating to MAKMTRLEAQPRNEFGKGASRRLRRAGRIPAVVYGNEQEPRHISVDILEFHSLLRYEGVNAVFELVVEGEEHLVMVKAVDQNVLTLDVDHADLMNVKRGEKVEVEIPVVYTGEPAPGALVAQDADVIAVLADVLDIPEQIELDVEGLEIGTQITAGEIQMPSNCELVSEEDTLVINIVEPEEEELPEPGEEGEGDAVGEAGADEEESEESEDAEGESEE from the coding sequence ATGGCAAAGATGACCCGCCTTGAGGCACAGCCACGCAACGAGTTCGGTAAGGGCGCTTCCCGCCGCCTGCGCCGCGCCGGCCGCATCCCAGCAGTGGTGTACGGCAACGAACAGGAGCCACGCCACATCTCCGTGGACATCCTGGAGTTCCACTCCCTGCTGCGCTACGAGGGCGTTAACGCCGTGTTCGAGCTGGTTGTTGAAGGCGAAGAGCACCTGGTGATGGTGAAGGCCGTTGACCAGAACGTCCTGACCCTTGACGTTGACCACGCTGACCTGATGAACGTCAAGCGCGGCGAAAAGGTCGAGGTTGAAATCCCAGTTGTCTACACCGGCGAGCCTGCACCAGGCGCACTGGTTGCTCAGGACGCAGACGTCATCGCCGTCCTGGCTGACGTTCTGGACATCCCAGAGCAGATCGAGCTGGACGTTGAAGGCCTGGAGATCGGCACCCAGATCACCGCTGGTGAGATCCAGATGCCATCCAACTGTGAGCTGGTTTCTGAGGAAGACACCCTGGTCATCAACATCGTTGAGCCTGAGGAAGAAGAGCTTCCTGAACCAGGTGAGGAAGGCGAAGGCGACGCAGTCGGCGAAGCCGGTGCTGACGAGGAGGAGTCCGAAGAGTCCGAGGACGCTGAGGGCGAGTCCGAGGAGTAA
- a CDS encoding ribose-phosphate diphosphokinase, with protein sequence MSTTHWIDNQKNLMLFSGRAHPELGDAVAKELGIEVTPTTARDFANGEIFVRFEQSVRGSDAFVLQSHPQPLNNWLMEQLIMIDALKRGSAKRITAILPFYPYARQDKKHRGREPISARLVADLLKTAGADRIVSVDLHTDQIQGFFDGPVDHMHAMPILTDYVAKNYNLDNICVVSPDAGRVKVAEKWANVLGDAPLAFIHKTRDVDVANKVTANRVVGDVEGRTCVLLDDMIDTGGTIAGAVGVLREAGAGDVIIATTHGVFSGPARERLSSCGAREIITTDTLPQNTEGWDNLTVLPIAPLVAKTIHEIFENGSVTTLFE encoded by the coding sequence GTGTCCACAACTCACTGGATTGACAACCAGAAAAACTTGATGCTGTTTAGCGGCCGCGCGCACCCAGAGCTCGGAGACGCCGTCGCTAAGGAGCTTGGCATCGAGGTCACCCCCACGACCGCCCGCGACTTCGCCAACGGCGAAATCTTCGTTCGCTTCGAGCAGTCCGTGCGCGGTTCGGATGCCTTCGTTTTGCAGTCCCACCCTCAGCCGCTGAACAACTGGCTGATGGAACAGCTCATCATGATCGACGCGCTGAAGCGCGGTTCCGCCAAGCGCATCACCGCGATTCTGCCGTTCTACCCCTACGCCCGTCAGGACAAGAAGCACCGCGGCCGCGAGCCCATCTCCGCCCGCCTGGTGGCTGACCTGCTGAAGACCGCCGGCGCTGACCGCATCGTGTCGGTGGACCTGCACACGGACCAGATTCAGGGATTCTTCGACGGCCCGGTGGATCACATGCACGCCATGCCGATCCTCACCGACTACGTGGCGAAGAACTACAACCTGGACAACATCTGCGTTGTGTCCCCCGACGCCGGACGTGTCAAGGTTGCAGAAAAGTGGGCGAACGTACTGGGCGATGCGCCGTTGGCGTTCATCCACAAGACCCGCGATGTTGATGTGGCCAACAAGGTCACCGCAAACCGCGTGGTGGGTGACGTTGAAGGACGCACCTGTGTGCTGCTGGACGACATGATCGATACCGGTGGAACGATCGCCGGTGCTGTGGGTGTGCTCCGGGAAGCTGGCGCAGGTGACGTGATCATCGCAACCACCCACGGTGTGTTCTCCGGTCCGGCTCGTGAGCGTTTGAGCTCCTGCGGTGCCCGCGAGATCATCACCACGGATACCCTGCCTCAGAACACTGAGGGCTGGGACAACCTGACCGTTCTACCGATCGCGCCTCTGGTAGCGAAGACGATCCACGAGATCTTCGAAAACGGTTCTGTGACCACGCTGTTCGAGTAG
- a CDS encoding MazG nucleotide pyrophosphohydrolase domain-containing protein, with protein sequence MAVVLLDPRFPAMIPVEAAKLLQGDVAYTEEVPIRVRWVIADLGGHVVDEADVLVTTDITNEAVHEHLDEGEEIIKAPSLLVEIEGDRELLAGPAGASTTGGTDSNVPARADGSTYADAAAYADGTQPGGVPAPNTDQIQQSGAGVVDGSIVGTDQHTATVAGLRRTTRTEVPASVMDELEDAVALMARALRQGAWEKEQTHSSLMTYLRQETDELERIVSIAAQYGAGGKPAASKPEWLEQELCEELSDILLQVLFHAEIANRRGSFDIGHVAGALAVKLRSRAPYLFEDVERAVSKAEQDRLWAAGKKAEKDKRVEKFGESYRSFVDAKNNSDAGSTSAQSSSAAQSVVGRQEPEASQFPAQNAQNAQAAQPAQPQNAQPAGLSGLAEADKVIREAREMGISDMEIPTDIRYPMVGLELDAPGQAEKRLLDAVQSFRAHLAERQQNS encoded by the coding sequence ATGGCTGTCGTACTTCTAGACCCCCGATTCCCTGCAATGATCCCTGTGGAAGCCGCCAAGCTTCTCCAGGGTGATGTTGCGTACACCGAAGAAGTGCCCATTCGCGTCCGGTGGGTCATCGCCGATCTGGGTGGTCATGTGGTCGACGAAGCCGATGTTCTGGTCACCACGGACATCACCAACGAAGCGGTTCATGAGCACCTCGACGAGGGCGAAGAGATCATCAAGGCCCCGTCACTGCTCGTGGAGATCGAAGGCGATCGCGAACTGCTCGCCGGTCCCGCGGGGGCTAGTACTACCGGTGGTACCGACAGCAACGTCCCCGCCCGCGCGGACGGTTCTACCTATGCAGACGCTGCCGCCTACGCAGACGGCACTCAGCCCGGAGGGGTACCCGCGCCCAACACCGACCAGATCCAGCAGTCCGGCGCAGGTGTGGTGGACGGATCGATCGTCGGGACGGACCAGCACACAGCCACAGTGGCAGGTTTGAGGAGAACCACGCGGACTGAGGTGCCGGCGTCGGTAATGGATGAATTGGAAGACGCGGTGGCGCTGATGGCGCGCGCACTACGTCAGGGAGCGTGGGAGAAGGAGCAAACCCACAGCTCGCTGATGACGTACCTTCGCCAGGAAACCGACGAGCTGGAGCGCATTGTCAGCATCGCAGCGCAGTACGGCGCGGGTGGGAAGCCGGCGGCGTCCAAGCCGGAGTGGCTGGAGCAGGAGCTGTGCGAGGAACTGTCCGACATTTTGCTGCAGGTGCTGTTCCACGCGGAGATCGCTAACCGGCGCGGCTCCTTCGACATCGGGCACGTTGCCGGTGCGCTGGCGGTGAAGCTGCGTTCCCGCGCGCCGTACCTGTTTGAGGATGTGGAGCGTGCGGTGTCCAAGGCCGAGCAGGACCGCCTGTGGGCCGCGGGCAAGAAGGCGGAGAAGGACAAGCGGGTCGAGAAATTCGGCGAGTCCTACCGTTCCTTCGTGGATGCGAAAAACAATTCCGACGCCGGCTCCACGTCCGCGCAGTCCTCGTCCGCAGCTCAGTCTGTTGTTGGACGGCAGGAGCCGGAGGCGTCGCAGTTCCCGGCGCAGAATGCACAGAACGCGCAGGCGGCACAACCAGCACAGCCGCAGAATGCACAGCCCGCGGGACTGTCCGGCCTGGCCGAGGCGGACAAGGTGATTCGTGAGGCACGCGAGATGGGGATCTCCGATATGGAAATCCCCACTGATATTCGTTACCCCATGGTTGGGTTGGAGCTGGACGCGCCGGGTCAGGCGGAGAAGCGCCTGCTGGATGCGGTGCAGAGTTTCCGAGCGCACCTGGCGGAGCGTCAGCAGAACTCTTAG
- the glmU gene encoding bifunctional UDP-N-acetylglucosamine diphosphorylase/glucosamine-1-phosphate N-acetyltransferase GlmU, whose translation MSNSNPVAVVILAAGAGTRMKSATQKTLHAIGGRTLLSHSIHAAAGIDPQHIVTVIGHGRDQVGPAVEAVADELGRPVATAIQEEQNGTGHAMQCAMTQLEDFEGTIIVTNGDVPLLTADTLDKLHQAHTHNPTAVTVLTVRQDNPTGYGRIIRTEDGEVTAIVEEKDATDEQKAITEVNSGVFAFDAAIVREALGQLTSDNAQGELYLTDVLGIARAEGHPVRAFMAADPNELAGVNDRVQLAAAGAELNRRTVEAAMRGGATIVDPASTWIDVDVVVGQDVTIEPGVQLRGRTTIGDNTTIGPDCTLTDVRIGTGCSVTRTHGIDAVVGNNVTIGPFAYMRPGTVLGDGSKLGTYVETKNAAVGRGSKVPHLTYVGDATIGEDSNIGASSVFVNYDGVNKHHTTIGSNVRTGSDTMFIAPVTVGDGAYSGAGTVIKDDVPPGALAVSGGQQRNIEGWVEKRREGTPAAKAAKVAQQRIADGGEPASPTSPE comes from the coding sequence GTGAGCAACAGCAACCCCGTTGCCGTCGTCATACTAGCGGCTGGTGCCGGCACACGAATGAAGTCCGCAACTCAAAAAACCCTGCACGCCATCGGAGGACGCACCCTCCTCTCCCACTCCATTCACGCCGCGGCTGGCATCGACCCACAACACATCGTCACCGTCATCGGCCACGGACGCGACCAAGTAGGCCCCGCGGTGGAAGCCGTTGCCGATGAGCTCGGCCGCCCCGTTGCCACCGCCATCCAGGAAGAGCAAAACGGCACCGGCCACGCCATGCAATGCGCCATGACGCAGCTGGAAGACTTCGAGGGCACCATCATCGTCACCAACGGCGACGTACCACTGCTCACCGCGGACACGCTGGACAAACTCCACCAGGCGCACACCCACAACCCCACCGCCGTGACCGTGCTGACCGTCCGCCAAGACAACCCCACCGGCTACGGGCGCATCATCCGCACCGAAGACGGCGAAGTCACCGCCATCGTGGAGGAAAAGGACGCCACCGACGAGCAGAAGGCGATCACGGAAGTCAACTCGGGCGTTTTTGCCTTCGACGCCGCCATCGTGCGCGAAGCCCTCGGCCAGCTGACCAGCGACAACGCCCAAGGCGAGCTGTACCTCACGGACGTGCTGGGCATCGCCCGTGCCGAAGGCCACCCCGTTCGCGCCTTCATGGCGGCCGACCCCAACGAGCTCGCCGGCGTGAACGACCGCGTGCAGCTGGCCGCCGCCGGCGCGGAACTAAACCGCCGCACCGTCGAAGCCGCCATGCGCGGCGGCGCTACCATCGTGGACCCAGCCAGCACCTGGATCGACGTGGACGTGGTGGTGGGCCAAGACGTCACGATCGAACCCGGCGTGCAACTGCGCGGGCGCACCACCATCGGTGATAACACCACCATCGGACCCGACTGCACACTCACAGACGTCCGCATCGGCACCGGCTGCTCCGTCACCCGCACCCACGGCATCGACGCGGTCGTGGGCAACAACGTCACCATCGGCCCCTTCGCCTACATGCGCCCCGGCACGGTCCTCGGCGACGGCTCGAAGCTCGGCACCTACGTGGAAACCAAGAACGCGGCTGTGGGCCGCGGATCCAAGGTGCCGCACCTGACGTACGTGGGCGACGCCACGATCGGCGAAGACTCCAACATCGGCGCCTCCAGCGTGTTCGTGAACTACGACGGCGTGAACAAGCACCACACCACCATCGGCTCCAACGTCCGCACAGGCTCGGACACGATGTTCATCGCACCCGTCACCGTGGGCGACGGCGCCTACTCCGGCGCCGGCACCGTCATCAAGGACGACGTCCCACCAGGCGCGTTGGCCGTCTCCGGCGGCCAACAGCGCAACATCGAAGGCTGGGTGGAAAAGCGGCGCGAAGGCACCCCCGCTGCGAAGGCCGCGAAGGTTGCCCAACAGCGTATCGCTGATGGCGGTGAGCCGGCGTCGCCGACGAGTCCGGAATGA
- the mfd gene encoding transcription-repair coupling factor, giving the protein MSSSAQTATVNTSQKPTSPALSGVLKAAARDSKLRGVVANVGERSLHIQGPDGVWPFVVGTVAQHAPVLVVTPSGRQAQDLTTVLKYMLGSSVEYFPAWETLPHERLSPGTETVSHRMRVLRRLATDSSLKVVVAPTRALVQPIQKDLGEVQPIQLKPGVEIDFEDLQHQLVALGYQHVDVVAKRGHFAIRGGIVDVYPATEDLPVRVDFWGDEISEVRAFSVGDQRTIDGVDDLDITVYACRELLLTDELAARAAQAAQEHAQVGDLAEFLDKISQKMQVAGMESVIPLLRGEQLVSLPELMPEGTHTVIVSPGAVERRAVDLDETGRQFMEAGWEVAAAGGDAPMQGVAYMSLLAVQKVQEKLRRPWWTLSAVGMLDGLDADDAQDDALTLDYDAAPAPHGDLDAIGRVMADIRRRVEGGGRVVFAAPTPAVAARMIRRLNDAGLPNEAVGVDLTGQRLGRLSKPTATTADEPAGGKVWIYHAVAHVGVDFPFAGDDAQASMLFLTETDLTGNRVDAKATGKRKPAKKRNRVDPLALEPGDLVVHDSHGIGKFVKMTERTIGKPGEGSRREYLVLEYAPSKRGGPGDQLYVPMDQLDLLSRYVGGEKPALSKMGGADWKNTKRKARGAVREIAGELVQLYAARQAAPGYAFAADSPWQRELEEAFPYTETEDQWNAIEAVKADMEKPVPMDRVIVGDVGYGKTEVAVRAAFKAVQSGKQVAVLVPTTLLAQQHLKTFQDRMQDFPTTIRELSRFTSAKESKEILAGLADGTIDIVIGTHRLIQTGVTWKNLGLIVVDEEQRFGVEHKEHIKSLRTHVDVLTMSATPIPRTLEMSMAGIREMSTILTPPEDRHPVLTYVGAQEDKHVAAAIRRELLRDGQVFYVHNKVRSIEDCAANIRRLVPEARVVVAHGQMSEEQLETTVQGFWDREFDVLVCTTIVETGLDIANANTLIVENAHHMGLSQLHQLRGRVGRSRERGYAYFLYPRGETLTETSYDRLTTIAQNNDLGAGMAVAMKDLEMRGAGNVLGAEQSGHIAGVGFDLYVRLVGEAVEAFRAIADGKPVDGTEEEKKEIRLDLPVDAHIPAEYIASERLRLEAYRKFAEITDEEGIHAVLEELRDRYGTPPEQIQLLAILTRLRMLCRDLKVHDIVLTGQKISFSPIDLADSGQVRLKRLFRSAQYRATTKIVLIPLPKKGEGMRAVPLAGVELVQWCSDVLTQLAGIPARDMTGAQPAHT; this is encoded by the coding sequence ATGAGTTCATCCGCGCAGACTGCCACTGTAAACACTTCGCAAAAGCCCACGTCACCGGCGTTATCTGGTGTGTTGAAGGCTGCTGCGAGGGACTCGAAATTGCGGGGCGTGGTGGCGAACGTGGGGGAGCGTTCCTTACATATTCAGGGCCCGGACGGAGTGTGGCCGTTTGTGGTCGGCACGGTGGCGCAGCACGCCCCGGTGCTGGTGGTCACTCCGTCGGGCCGTCAGGCGCAGGACCTCACGACGGTGTTGAAGTACATGCTCGGTTCTTCCGTGGAGTATTTCCCCGCCTGGGAGACGTTGCCGCATGAGCGCCTGTCGCCGGGCACGGAGACGGTGTCCCATCGCATGCGAGTGTTGCGTCGGTTGGCTACGGATTCCTCCTTGAAGGTTGTGGTGGCTCCAACTCGCGCGTTGGTCCAGCCCATCCAGAAGGATCTGGGCGAGGTGCAGCCTATTCAGCTGAAGCCGGGTGTGGAGATTGATTTCGAGGATCTTCAACACCAGCTTGTTGCCCTGGGTTATCAGCATGTGGATGTGGTGGCGAAGCGCGGTCATTTCGCTATTCGCGGTGGAATTGTGGATGTATATCCGGCCACGGAGGATCTTCCTGTCCGCGTGGATTTCTGGGGCGATGAAATTAGCGAGGTGCGCGCGTTTTCCGTGGGGGATCAGCGCACGATTGATGGCGTGGATGACCTTGATATTACGGTCTATGCCTGCCGCGAGTTGCTGCTGACGGATGAGCTTGCAGCCCGTGCCGCGCAGGCCGCTCAGGAGCACGCCCAGGTGGGGGATCTTGCGGAGTTTTTGGACAAAATTTCGCAGAAGATGCAGGTCGCGGGCATGGAGTCTGTGATTCCTCTGTTGCGTGGCGAGCAGCTGGTGTCCCTGCCGGAGCTGATGCCGGAGGGTACGCATACGGTGATTGTGTCTCCGGGTGCGGTGGAGCGCCGCGCGGTGGATTTGGATGAGACGGGTCGCCAGTTCATGGAGGCCGGGTGGGAGGTTGCCGCTGCTGGTGGCGACGCCCCGATGCAGGGCGTGGCGTACATGTCCTTGTTGGCGGTCCAAAAGGTTCAGGAGAAGCTGCGCCGCCCGTGGTGGACGTTGTCGGCCGTGGGCATGCTGGATGGGCTGGACGCCGATGATGCGCAGGATGATGCCCTGACCTTGGATTACGATGCCGCACCTGCCCCGCACGGGGACCTGGACGCGATTGGCCGTGTGATGGCCGATATTCGTCGTCGTGTGGAGGGCGGGGGCCGGGTGGTGTTCGCCGCGCCCACGCCTGCTGTGGCTGCCCGTATGATTCGTCGTTTAAACGACGCCGGCCTCCCGAACGAAGCAGTGGGCGTCGATCTCACGGGCCAACGGTTGGGGCGGCTCTCTAAGCCCACTGCCACGACGGCGGACGAACCTGCCGGCGGGAAGGTGTGGATCTACCACGCGGTGGCGCACGTGGGTGTGGACTTTCCGTTCGCGGGGGATGACGCGCAGGCGTCGATGCTGTTCTTAACGGAAACGGATTTGACGGGTAACCGTGTGGACGCGAAGGCCACGGGTAAGCGCAAGCCTGCGAAGAAGCGCAACCGTGTGGATCCGTTGGCCTTGGAGCCGGGAGATCTGGTGGTGCATGACTCGCACGGCATTGGCAAGTTCGTGAAGATGACGGAACGCACGATCGGCAAGCCAGGGGAGGGGTCACGGCGCGAGTATCTTGTGCTGGAGTATGCCCCCAGTAAGCGAGGCGGCCCGGGAGACCAACTGTACGTGCCGATGGATCAGCTGGATCTGCTGAGCCGCTACGTGGGAGGTGAGAAGCCTGCCCTGTCCAAGATGGGCGGCGCGGACTGGAAGAACACGAAGCGTAAGGCCCGCGGTGCGGTGCGGGAAATCGCTGGCGAGCTGGTGCAGTTGTACGCCGCGCGGCAGGCAGCTCCGGGCTATGCGTTCGCGGCGGATTCGCCGTGGCAGCGGGAGCTGGAGGAGGCCTTCCCCTACACGGAGACGGAGGATCAGTGGAATGCCATTGAGGCTGTGAAGGCGGATATGGAAAAGCCTGTTCCGATGGACCGGGTGATCGTGGGTGATGTGGGCTACGGCAAGACGGAGGTTGCTGTGCGCGCGGCGTTTAAGGCCGTGCAGTCTGGCAAGCAGGTAGCGGTGCTGGTTCCCACCACGTTGCTGGCGCAGCAGCATCTGAAGACGTTCCAGGATCGCATGCAGGATTTCCCCACCACAATCCGCGAGCTGTCCCGTTTCACTAGCGCGAAGGAATCGAAGGAGATCCTGGCGGGCCTTGCCGATGGGACGATCGACATTGTGATCGGCACCCACCGTTTGATTCAGACGGGCGTGACCTGGAAGAACCTGGGCCTGATCGTGGTGGACGAGGAGCAGCGCTTTGGTGTGGAGCACAAGGAACACATCAAGTCCTTGAGGACGCACGTGGATGTGCTGACCATGTCCGCCACGCCAATTCCGCGCACGTTGGAGATGTCCATGGCAGGCATCCGCGAGATGTCCACCATTTTGACTCCCCCGGAGGACCGCCATCCGGTGCTCACCTATGTGGGAGCGCAGGAAGATAAGCACGTGGCCGCGGCCATCCGCCGGGAGCTGTTGCGCGACGGCCAGGTGTTCTATGTGCACAACAAGGTGCGCAGCATCGAGGACTGCGCGGCGAATATCCGCCGTCTGGTTCCCGAGGCGCGCGTGGTGGTGGCCCACGGGCAGATGTCTGAGGAGCAACTGGAGACCACGGTTCAGGGCTTCTGGGATCGAGAGTTCGACGTGCTTGTGTGTACCACCATCGTGGAGACCGGACTGGACATCGCCAATGCCAACACGTTGATCGTGGAGAATGCCCACCACATGGGGCTGTCGCAGCTTCACCAGCTGCGCGGACGCGTGGGCCGTTCCCGTGAGCGCGGCTATGCCTATTTCCTTTACCCTCGCGGTGAAACGCTCACGGAGACCAGCTATGACCGCCTGACCACGATCGCCCAGAACAATGATCTGGGCGCCGGTATGGCCGTGGCGATGAAGGACCTGGAGATGCGCGGCGCCGGTAACGTGCTGGGCGCGGAACAGTCCGGTCACATCGCGGGTGTGGGCTTCGACCTCTATGTGCGACTCGTCGGGGAGGCCGTAGAGGCGTTCCGCGCTATCGCTGACGGCAAGCCCGTGGATGGCACCGAGGAAGAGAAGAAGGAAATCCGGCTGGACCTTCCGGTGGATGCACACATCCCGGCCGAATACATTGCGTCGGAGCGCTTGCGCCTGGAGGCCTACCGCAAGTTCGCGGAGATCACCGACGAGGAGGGAATCCACGCGGTTCTGGAGGAGCTGCGCGACCGCTACGGCACGCCACCCGAGCAGATTCAGCTGCTCGCCATTCTGACCAGGCTGAGGATGCTGTGCCGCGACCTGAAAGTTCACGACATTGTGCTGACCGGCCAGAAGATCAGCTTCAGCCCCATTGACCTGGCCGATTCCGGCCAAGTTCGCCTCAAGCGTCTGTTCCGTTCGGCGCAGTACCGGGCCACAACGAAGATTGTGTTGATACCGCTGCCGAAGAAGGGAGAAGGCATGCGGGCGGTGCCGCTGGCCGGGGTAGAACTGGTGCAGTGGTGCTCTGACGTGCTCACTCAGCTGGCGGGAATCCCAGCCCGCGATATGACAGGCGCCCAGCCTGCCCACACGTAG